AATTGCAGCTATTAACTTCCTTCAAAAATACATAGTTTCAATGATCAATAATAATTATCTGTGGTAAACTTGAATTTTCATGCAAAAGTTAATCTGATACAGACCTTTGTTGGATCTCACTAAGGAATATAAATGAACATTATGCACCACATAAGAACCTGTGGAGAAATTAGAGTTTCCCTGCAGAGCTCTAATAGGAACATTCGTTTAACAGAGAGATGTTAGGAGATGGATTCTGGGTAACAATATATTCCAGATTCATTAATAGAAGGCAAGGACTTCATCcattaaggaagaaaattatGTAGCAAGGAGCAACAACAAAATCCCAAACATCCTCAATATTTAACACGTGGAATTTTTATACATCTGGCATAATTAATTTCTATGATATTTAGACAGCTAGCACACATGACACATACATTAAACAATAACACAAAagaatgtatatatgtgtatgctttTATATATGTGGATATgtgaatacatatacatacatataatctCATCTAAGAAAACATACAGGTTATTTATGAAAAAAGTGAGAATCAGGGAGTGTCTGgaatacagaatttaaaaaatcaaacattttctatcataataaaattgtttatttttaaaaacacatttataccAGAAAGTCATCTTCTGAAACTCCAAGTGATATTCATCATTTCACCCTCTGACTTCCTATAGCATTTATTATCCAACAGCTTGGATTTGTCTATACCTGacattttcataatgttttattttttttcattatttattgggTCATGAaagcttttcaaaatgttttaatctcTGCAGCCAAAGTCTCGCATTGTATTTCAGGGACAGAGCATGTGTATCCTGCACATTAAATCACATATGGatctttttatttagaaaaaggtTATTAATTGTATTTTAGGTTTTATCATTTAacccaaaatacataaaaagtaagTTTCAAGTATCtaataatatttggaaaacactggGTTACATATGTTTAAGGAAAATTGTCTTTACAAGTTTTAGGAGTACTTATACTGCTGTGGTAGAGAGTttccataaacaaacaaaaacattttttatattaatttgacAATGGCATCTATATTCACAGAACATTTATGGGTGTGATAATTCACAATCCACAATCCAAAATTATTTGGGAATATTTCCCTAATATTGGTTAAAGAGCGATAAAGACATGGGCTTTGATTTCTACCTTGTACTACCAGTGTGAGGTAAAGTAAGctatttaataacatttaaatacTGCAAACACGCTCCAAGATAGCTTCAATTATGTCCATTTTACTGcaattacaaaaagttaaaaagaatgacTAGTCACTTTTTACCAGAGAAACTTGTAATTTCATGCCCAAAGATTGAATTCATCTATAAATCTTCCTCTAGATATaactatgagaattaaataagaattaaataaaacataagtgCAAATTTGTAGacgtggaataatagacattggagacttggaagtgtgggaggagagagggaaatgaGGGATGAGAAATCAAGTAATGggtaaaatgtacattatttgggtaATGGTTACAATacaagcccagacttcaccatgACACCATGTATCCATGGAACAAAGCTGCACTTGAACTCTTAAATTTatactaataaagaaaatatgtgaaaactgTCTGGCATGCCATAGGAGCTCTCTGAATGTCTGTTTCCTattcaaaatgaaatgaagaaaatagactGAGAAACTAGAAGTGTCTGTCCACATACTTGACAAATTACTTTTTGactaaattaacatttttattctttgcctTCTTTGGTTTAATATTGTTTAGCCAGCTTTGCCTTgattgactttcttttttaaaaaaaataaatttgtgactTTGACTATGAGTTTCTTCTTATTCACTAATTTCATAGTTGtttctttaatgtttatttaataaatgatcaTTTTGACCTGGACTACTTTtcacattgtatttttcttttgctataaaatcagttacaataaaataatgtttgagTCTCAAAATTATTGCTTGAAATAAGGCCAAAGAAATTGCTGCTCCTTTTCTCagatttaacaaaattcaacagtttaTAATAACTAGCCttatatttcaaagaatttcttcaaataaattctCTTCTGCAACTTATATCCATCAAAGAcatgaagttttaaataaaactacTTAAGGAAAACATAAACCCACAAATTATTTCACAAAAGCCAGTTGATGTTGGGAATATTGTAATTCTGTTTCACTTATCTCAATGATTGAACTTGATTTGAGGCAAATGCTTCTTTCTCATATCACACTCACAAGGTACTGAGAGTTTCTCTTTATTGAAAACAGGAGAAGGTATTTTATAAACCCTTTGTTAGAACACATAAACAAGATACCTACCTGGTGTCGAGAGGAAGCCCTGGCTCTTTTCTCTTAATTTCCAGACAATTGTGTTTATATTTGGCTTAGGACCTTTGGAGGATAGACTCCCCAGTGATTTATTAAAAACTAGATTTcattaaaacagttaaaaaataggTCCGAGGAAAGTAAGGCCCCAGCACTCTTTCCAAAGTGTAACAATTCATATATTTGGCCTTTTCTCACTTGCAGAGAAAAATTGTCGTAGATGTTCTTGTCTCACCTATGTAAGGCTCTACAAGGGAAATTAACTCCACtggtaataattaaaatttacataatttatatgtacatattataggtgatatatatattatttataaagagCTCTAAATTCCAATTTGTCATGGTCATATCCTTCTactaatacattattatttatagtagctatgaaaaatatatacatgttccAGTGTGAGAGAAtccaaaaatgtagaagcaatTACTAAATAGAATtcaggggtgtatgtgtgtgtgtgtatgtgtgtgcatatgtatgtatgtgaagTTTCATATAGtagattactttttaatattaggGGTAACTTAACAAATTAGGATACTAGGATAATTATCAGGTtcaatatttttgtcattttattggctgaacataataataatttttaaactattgagTAAGTGGGGAGGGAACAAGatggaaaacacatttcaggatattatccaagatAACCTCCCTAACCCAGCAAGGCAGGCCAAAATTCAAATCCAGAGAATCCAGAGAACCCCATTTagatactccatgaaaagaactaTCCCAAGACACACAACCGTCAAATTCTCCaaggtcgaaatgaaggaaaaaatgttaagggcagcctgAGAGAAAGTCcaggtcacttacaaagggaagcccatcagactgaaAGCAAACTTATCAGAGGAAAccctacaggccagaagagatgggagaccaatattcaacactcttaaagaaaataattttcaacccagaattttacatctggccaaactaagtttcataagtgaaggagaaatacaatgcttttcagacaagcaaatgatgagggattttgtcaccaccaggcctgccttgtaATTGCTCCTGAAGGAAGAatgaaacatggaaaggaaaCACCATTACCAGTCACTAcattaactttaaatataaatgggctaaatgccccgtttaaaagacacagaatggcaagttgGATACACAgacaagacccattggtgtgctgtattcaagagacacatcttaggtgcaaagacacacataggctcaaaataaagggatggaggaaaatttaccaagcaaatggaaagcagaaaaaaaggagggcttacaatcctagtttctgacaaaatactttaaaccaacaaaagtaaaaaaagacaaagaaagtcattacatAATGGGGAAGGATttaattcaataagaagagctaactatcctaaatacatatgcagtCAGTCCAGGAGCACCCAgcttcataaaacaagttcttaaagaccaacaaagagacttagatcCCCATACAATAATTGTAGGAGACTTTAATAACCCAccgtcaatattagacagatcatatGGAGAGAAAATTAACAGACATTCAGGACTTCAACTCAGCCCTGGATtgagtggacctgatagataactacagaacactccacccaaaaacaagagaatatacatttttcttggtgtcacatggaacatactctaaaattggtcacataattggaagtaaaacactcagcaaatacaaaaaaactaaaataatagcaaacagtctctcagactacagtgcaatcaaattagaaataaagattaAGGAACTCACCCCAAACCACACAACtaaatggaaattgaacaacctgctcctaaaagACTTccaggtaaataataaaattaaggcagaaatcaaaaagctCTTTGAAAcccatgagaacaaagagacaacatacctgAATATCTGGAATGCAGCTAAAGCAtagttaagagggaaatttatagcacaaaatgcCCACACTGAAAAGCTAGGAAGATCttaaattgacatcctaacatcacaactaaaagaactagagaaccaagaacaAACGCACCCCAGAGCTAGCTAGGAGACAAGAAACAACCAAGCTCAGAgtggaactgaaagagatagagatacaaaaaatccttcaaaaaatcaatgaacccaggagctgttttttttggaaaacaataaagaaaataaatagagtgttagctagactaataaagaagtaaagagagaaggttcaaataaacacaatcagaaatgatcaGGGAGATATCATtacagactccacagaaatacaagcaactgtaagagaatactataatcatgcaaataaactagaaaatctagaataaatggataaattcctggacacatacactctccaaAGACTGatctaggaagaagttgaatccctgaatagactagtaataagttctgaaattgaggcagtaataaatagcctaccaaccaaaaaaagcccaggaccggatgtatttacagctgaattctaccagaggtacagagaggagctggtaccatttctcctgaaattattccaaacaattaaaaaggaGAGACTCCgccctaactcatttcatgaggccagcatcgTCGTGACACCAATACTTGGCAGagatataacaacaacaaaaaaagacaagctcaggccaatatccctaatacacatcaatgcgaaaatcctcaataaaatagtggcaaactgaattcagcagcacacaAAAAAGCTTATCAACCATGATCAAGTCAggttcatccccaggatgcataGCTGTTTCAACATacatatatcaataaatataatttatcacataaacagaactaaagacaaaaaccacatgattatctcaatagacacagtaAAGGCCttctataaaattcaacatcccttcatgttagaAACTCTCAATAacctaggtattgaaggaacatacctcaaactaaaagccatttatgacaaacccaaagccaatatcataccgaatgggcaaaagctggaagcattccccttgaaaactggcacaagacaaggatgccccctctcaccactcttattcaatatagtattggaatcTCTGACCAggccaatcaggcaagagaaagagataagggtATTTGagtaagaagagaggaagtcaaatttgcccttgtttgcagatgaatGATCCTATGCCTAGAAAAGTCCATTGACTCAGaccaaaagcttcttaagttgataagcaactttagcaaagtctcaggatacaaaatcgatgtgcacaaatcacaagaattcctatACGCCACAACAGACaagtagagagccaaatcatgaatgaactcccattcacaatttctccaaagacaataaaacacttaggaatacagttaacaagggaagcgaaagacctcttcaaggagaactacaaaccactgctcaaggaaatcagagaggacacaaactgacggaaaaacattccatttccattctcatggataggaagagccaatgtcatgaaaatagccatactacccaaagcaatttatagatttaatactattcccattaaacagccattgacatttttcacagaattagaaaaagaaaaactattttaaaattcatatgtaaccaaATGAGCTTGTAAAGCCagaacaatcctaagcaaaaagaacaaagctggaggcatccagcttcaaactatactacaaggctcctgtacccaaaacagcatggtgttggtacaaaaataggcacatagaccaacggaacagtatacagaactcagaaataaaactgcacatctacaaccatctgatcttcaacaaatctgacaaaaacaagcaatggggaaaggattccctacttaataaatggtgctgaaagaactggttagccatatgtaaaaaattgaaactggactctttccttacactttatacaaaaattaactcaagatggagtgAAGACTTTTAAGTGAAAAATCTCAAACTTTGAAAACCCTAGATGAAaatctaggcaatgccattcaggacataggcatggacaaagattttGTAAAGacattgccaaaagcaattgcaacaaaggcaaaaaattacaaatgggattcaattaaactaaagcgcttctgcacagccaaagaaactatcatcagaataaatagacaacctacagaatgggagaaaattttttacaATCTGTTCATCTGATAAAGGTCTGATAGCCAGAATCTAAAAGAAACTTAatcaaattcacagaaaaaaataaaataaaagcaatactATTAAAGAGTGGGCAAAGAGCATGATCAGATACTTCTCAggagaagacatacatgtggccaacaaacatctggaaaaaaagctcaacatcactgatcatcagagaaatgcaaatcaaaaccacaatgagatactatctcacaccagtcagaatggcaatgattaaaaagtcaagaaacaacagatacaggtagcagagaaataagaacacttttacactgttggagggaatgtaaattaactccaccattgtggaagtcagtgtgacgattcctcaaagatttagaactggaaataccatttgacccagcaatcccattactgggtatatacccaaagaaatataaatcattttatcataaagatacatgcacacatatgtttattggagcactagtcacaatagcaaagacatggaatcaacccaaatgtccattagtgatagactggattaaaaaaatttagtacatacacagcatggaatactacacagccataaaaaggaacaagatcatgtccttttcagggacattgatgaagctggGAGCCATTatcttagcaaactaactcaggaacaggaaatcaaacacatttttcaccaataagtgggagctgaacaataagaccatgtggatacagggaggggaacaacacacaatgtGGCCTGTGGAGGGGAGGATGgtgagggagagcatcaggaaaaatagctaatgcatgtcgggcttaatacccaggtgatgggttgatctgtgcagcaaaacaccatggcatacgtttacctatgtaataaacctgcacatcttgcacatgtaccctggaactaaaataaaataaaatacaaatattgagtAGGCTGATAATTGGAGGATAGAACAGCAAATATAAGAAGGGCTGAATAAAAAAAAGCTATCATTAATATCGTTCAAACGCAACTTAAGAATCAAACACAAATGCGTAAGAACATAGTGGTGAAAACTtggaacaattttaaaatacagcaataATGAATATGAACTAATAAACAtggaatattataataaatatttaaaagagtaTTTTCTGCCATTGCAAAAATTATCAAGAAGAATCCTAATTGGAATGGCttctatttattaaatgcctatgATTTTTCAAGCACTTCACAACTGTTATCTCTAATCACTATATGATTTTGTTTAATTACATATTCTAATTTACATGATTCATGTTACTGGTGGCCCAAAATAATTTAAGGagctgggccaggcgtggtggctcattcttgtaattccagcactttgggaggccaaggcaggcagatcaactgaggtcaggagtttaagactagcctgactaacatggcgaaaccccgtctctaataaagtataagaattagctaggcatgtggtggcaggagcctgtaatcccagctacttgggagactgagacatcacaatcacttgaacccaggaggtggaggttgcagcgagccgagaccgtgtcactgcactccagcctgggcgacagagtaaaacaccgtctcaaaaaaaaaaaaaaaaattgttcaagtTTACACTTTAGGACATATTAGACTCAGAAGGGTATACTAGCAAAAACTGAATATCGTAGAAGtctaagaataaaaatgagaatcTATGAATTCTGAGAATTCGTAAGAAATATCTAAAACTGATGTAAGCTCTAGATGTCTATGATTCTAGCAGTTGGAATTTAGATACAGGCCACATTTGACCAATGACAAGTGAAAGTTGCCATCACAGCTGGGATCGCTGTAGTCAACAAAATCTCAAATCTTAGGAACATAAATTCATTACATTGTCTCCTAGGTCTTCATAGAGCAACAATCATGATTATAATACAAATTTCATCATAGCCAGTCCAAACGGTGCCAGCAACATATTTCCCTAAGTCAGGACAATTTTCACATCACAAATTCCAAGGCTACATACatggaataaaaatacatatttgaaagatgttttctgaggGCACAAAGTCATGTCAGATCAACATTTGCTGAGTCCTGATTTCCTCCAGTATTGATATTGAACAGTAACCAATTTTATTTGATATTGAACAGTAAGAGTGCactctcaaatttttattttcctgatacTTTACATGTCAACTAATGGGTGTGACAACAGATTATTTCACTTTCagtgttctcatttattttctattaattaattGTATCAATCATGTAGGAACATTTAGGATATGCCTCAGTTTCATTTACTTTCAGAATAAACTTATATATGATTATGTTACGCATTTTCCAATCTACATTATACAAATCTGTCACTAACCATCTCAATTTCTATCAGAATTGTGGGagtgatatttttctcattgaaGCACCTGGTTTTTGTTTAGAGTATAATATTGTAACTGTCTATTAGGATGAGTTGAAGGTGGCTACTAAGCAGAACGATAATAATTTTCCCATGAAATTCCACCCCTTCTCGTTGATGCCATTCACTTACATAACTGTGGCTGTCAACAaggataaaaaaaatttaatctagCCTACCatgtaaatatatgaattaatattttattgagtctTCAGCTGTTGCATTGTGCTGCTTAGCTCATTTGTCACCAGCTAATTcaatatttgaaacaaaatttaaaaatacttcattttatttgtaagtgAATATATTCTCTAGAGtactgttatttatatatttttaatatttttccagatAGGATAGTTTACAACAATTTGAGGATAAATCAATATGGGACAATTAGTATTTGTAGGCTTGATCTTATGATGATGCGCTTGTACATATAATTTgaattgaggggaaaaaaattggCTTCACAAATTTTCCCTGCCTAGAATGACTCTTCTgggaatttttttgtttagtgTCTAAACATGATTCTGGAAGATctttaaaggaaagaggaaagcgAATTTGATTATTAATGACATCCTAATGAGTTTGGAGCCATCCTTTCTAAACATGAAGTGAAAGTCTTCAGGGTAAGCTTTCTCTGAGTATTAGTGAGCCTTCCATGTGGAGTGATAATAAAACTCTGACATTCCATCCAATGTGATTTCATATGTAAtagtggaaactgaggccaggaatAGGGAAATGGTTTAGACTAACCATTGCACATGGAAAGGTAATCTAGTCCCATGTTCTCTTTCTGagtatttttaagtgtatatgtttattttgaagaataaCAAGCAATAAATAATCCAGGTTAATTTTTGGTATGTGCATCTGTCTATTTTCTGGATAAGGAAAGTACCAATACTTTTTCATTgaatgtattttacttatttccaTGCTCAATAGAGAGACCAAggcaacatatattttattatttattaattttatctctaTTTATGCATGTGTTTGAGTGTCTACATgtcccataaatatttatatttactcatATAACGGAATGAAAATGTCATCAATTGCCTAAAGATAACTACCTTAGATCTTAGTCTGGTTTTTAGGTTAGTTAACCCAGTAACCTGCCATATCTTCTATGGCACATTTTtctaggtctttttttttccactgtaaaaCACAGGGCTCCAATTGAATAAACTCTAAGGCTCCTGTAGgatcaaaattttattaaatctttatAGATATCATTATACAAACCACTGTAGTCTATTTTTGGACATGGAAATATGAAATtaacaaggaaaatatttaatttctgtagCCCCTTTCACAGcttccttcatttccttgttTCTTAAGCTGTAAATCAACGGGTTTAACATAGGAATCACCAGGGTATAAAATACAGACACCACCTTTTCTTGTTCTAAGGAATACTGGGAGTTTGGTTGAATGTAACTAAAGCTTATCGATCCATAGAATAAGGTCACGGCAGTCAGGTGAGAGGCACAGGTGGAGAAGGCTTTATGTCTACCTGCTGCTGAGCGGATCCTCAGGATAGCAGCAACAATGAAGATGTAGGAGATCACCACAGTCAAAAAAGTGAGCATGGCAATAATGCCGGAGAAGATCAAAAGCAACAATTCATTCGTAGATGTGTCAGAACATGACAGTTTCAACAGTGGGGGAAGATCACAGAAGAAGTGACTGATGACATTTGGCCCACAGAAAGACAGTTTCACCAAGCCAATTGTATGTGTCAATGAGTTGATTAAACCTCCCACACATGACCCAAATACGAGCACAATACAAACCATTT
The sequence above is a segment of the Theropithecus gelada isolate Dixy chromosome 14, Tgel_1.0, whole genome shotgun sequence genome. Coding sequences within it:
- the LOC112605635 gene encoding olfactory receptor 1052-like, whose product is MAEVNFTLVTEFILLGLTDRAELKMVLFMLFLLIYIISLVGNLGILFLIYVTPKLHTPMYYFLSCLSFVDACYSSVFAPKMLLNFFVERETISFSACILQYFLFVSLLTTEGFLLATMAYDRYVAIVNPLLYTVAMTKMVCIVLVFGSCVGGLINSLTHTIGLVKLSFCGPNVISHFFCDLPPLLKLSCSDTSTNELLLLIFSGIIAMLTFLTVVISYIFIVAAILRIRSAAGRHKAFSTCASHLTAVTLFYGSISFSYIQPNSQYSLEQEKVVSVFYTLVIPMLNPLIYSLRNKEMKEAVKGATEIKYFPC